One genomic window of Moorella glycerini includes the following:
- a CDS encoding CGGC domain-containing protein: MHRVGIIACRDHWKKGCPGYQAHILCFLALEKKRGPLGELPGAKIVAMQPCPGCPGTGRLDVARRLVRQEGVDYFVFPSCTFFDNHCPTAFAQAAAIEAELGRPVLMGSYLEAAAARCCSTVSLNPGDIPSLTECRQRLLNLNYLRYLYEKQAATPRKALQILTLLKAT, from the coding sequence ATGCACCGCGTTGGTATTATTGCCTGCCGGGATCACTGGAAGAAGGGATGCCCCGGCTACCAGGCCCATATCCTCTGTTTCCTGGCCCTGGAGAAAAAAAGGGGACCGCTAGGGGAGCTTCCGGGAGCTAAAATCGTGGCCATGCAGCCCTGCCCGGGCTGCCCGGGCACCGGCCGCCTGGATGTGGCCCGCCGGCTGGTTCGTCAAGAAGGAGTCGATTATTTCGTTTTTCCTTCCTGCACGTTTTTTGACAACCATTGCCCCACTGCCTTTGCCCAGGCAGCGGCCATTGAGGCCGAACTGGGCCGCCCGGTGCTCATGGGTAGTTACCTGGAGGCAGCGGCAGCCCGTTGCTGTTCGACCGTCAGCTTAAATCCAGGTGATATCCCCAGCCTCACCGAATGCCGGCAGCGCCTCCTCAACCTCAATTATTTGCGTTATTTGTATGAAAAACAGGCCGCCACTCCCAGGAAGGCCCTGCAGATATTGACCCTGCTCAAGGCAACTTAG
- the rpsR gene encoding 30S ribosomal protein S18, with amino-acid sequence MRRDKKRSRKRVCSFCVDKIEQVDYKDVNRLRRYISERGKILPRRISGNCAHHQRQLTTAIKRARALALLPYTVE; translated from the coding sequence TTGCGGCGTGACAAGAAACGTTCCCGGAAGCGGGTTTGCAGCTTCTGTGTCGATAAAATCGAACAGGTAGACTACAAAGATGTAAACCGCCTCCGCCGCTATATCAGCGAACGGGGTAAGATTTTGCCCCGCCGTATTTCCGGCAATTGCGCCCATCACCAGCGCCAGCTGACCACGGCTATCAAACGGGCGCGGGCCCTGGCCCTGTTGCCCTACACGGTGGAATAG
- the rplI gene encoding 50S ribosomal protein L9: MKVILTADVPKLGNRGAVVEVAEGYARNYLLPRGLAVEATAGRIKELNREKKRQEEKKSQELAQARRQAGQLNGALVQVTTRAGDKGKLFGSVTNKEIAQAIKNTFHLDIDRRKIDLKEPIKALGNYEVTLKLHPEVQARLRVQVVAEGS; this comes from the coding sequence ATGAAGGTTATTTTAACTGCTGATGTGCCCAAACTGGGCAACCGGGGGGCAGTAGTGGAAGTAGCCGAGGGCTACGCCCGTAATTATCTCTTACCCCGGGGCCTGGCGGTGGAAGCCACTGCCGGGCGCATAAAGGAATTAAACCGGGAAAAGAAACGCCAGGAAGAGAAAAAGAGCCAGGAGCTGGCACAGGCCCGGCGCCAGGCCGGCCAGCTCAACGGTGCCCTGGTCCAGGTGACCACCCGCGCCGGTGATAAGGGCAAACTTTTTGGTTCAGTTACCAATAAAGAAATAGCCCAGGCAATTAAAAACACTTTTCATCTGGACATCGACAGGCGTAAAATAGATCTCAAAGAGCCCATCAAGGCCCTGGGCAATTATGAAGTTACCTTGAAATTGCATCCTGAGGTCCAGGCCCGCCTGCGGGTACAGGTGGTGGCAGAGGGGAGTTAA
- the lonC gene encoding Lon family ATP-dependent protease, whose product MSENITAAVDAGKEVLPVLASDRHLLERQVAALYGVLCDIYGTDKVVLRASKLEALDLIRSGDLAARVLALEKLIYEDPTINDLPAEEEIPRVLTALQEELADFIARRTVEEKLEQRIAERMQERHEEYIQEIRRQVLKENNGPENAQTLKKLAILEKMSRITLSRTALEALRPRRLEEIVGQDQAVQAILAKLASPFPQHMIIYGPPGVGKTTAARLALEEAKKISSSPFKPQAPFVEVDGTTLRWDPREVTNPLLGSVHDPIYQGARRDLAESGVPEPKLGLVTEAHGGILFIDEIGEMDPLLLNKLLKVLEDKRVEFDSSYYDPGDESVPRYIKKLFEEGAPADFILIGATTREPEELNPALRSRCAEVFFEPLTPTHIQTIIKEAAGRLGVKLEPAVPELISEYTIEGRKAINILAEAYGLSLYQQQRKKGRRRRLITVDHVMQVLRSARLTPYTTVKAKDTPEVGRVLGLAVAGFVGSVLEIEAMAFPAREPGKGNIRFNETAGSMARDSVFNAAVVFRLLTGEDLYNYDVHVNIVGGANIDGPSAGLAITAAIISAVQERPVRQDIAVTGEISIQGKVKPVGGVLEKIYGAKQAGMKMVLIPAENAAEVPASIKGIDIRPVATVAEALDYLLLATAGAKSRRRSRAGA is encoded by the coding sequence ATGTCAGAAAATATAACCGCAGCCGTTGACGCCGGCAAAGAGGTCCTGCCCGTCCTGGCCAGTGACCGTCATTTACTGGAGCGCCAGGTGGCCGCTTTATACGGTGTTTTATGTGATATTTACGGCACGGACAAAGTAGTTTTAAGGGCCAGCAAGCTGGAAGCCCTGGATTTAATCCGTTCCGGCGACCTGGCGGCCAGGGTCCTGGCCCTGGAAAAATTGATCTATGAGGACCCCACCATCAATGATTTGCCGGCCGAAGAAGAGATACCCCGGGTCCTGACAGCCCTGCAGGAAGAATTAGCCGACTTTATTGCCCGGCGGACGGTGGAAGAAAAGCTGGAGCAGCGCATTGCCGAAAGGATGCAGGAGCGCCATGAAGAGTATATCCAGGAGATTCGCCGCCAGGTTCTAAAGGAAAATAACGGGCCGGAAAACGCCCAGACCCTTAAAAAACTGGCTATTCTGGAAAAGATGTCCCGGATAACCCTATCCCGGACGGCCCTGGAAGCCCTGCGGCCCCGGCGCCTGGAGGAAATCGTCGGCCAGGACCAGGCCGTGCAGGCCATACTCGCTAAACTCGCCTCTCCCTTTCCCCAGCACATGATCATCTATGGCCCGCCGGGGGTGGGGAAAACGACGGCGGCCCGCCTGGCCCTGGAAGAAGCCAAGAAGATAAGCAGTTCCCCCTTTAAACCCCAGGCGCCCTTTGTTGAGGTGGACGGTACCACTTTGCGCTGGGACCCCCGGGAAGTGACCAACCCTCTTTTGGGCTCGGTCCATGATCCCATTTACCAGGGAGCGCGGCGGGACCTGGCCGAGAGCGGGGTGCCGGAGCCCAAACTGGGGCTGGTGACGGAGGCCCATGGCGGTATACTCTTTATTGACGAGATCGGGGAAATGGATCCCCTGCTCCTCAACAAGCTCCTCAAGGTCCTGGAAGATAAGCGGGTAGAATTTGATTCCTCTTACTATGACCCGGGCGATGAAAGTGTGCCCCGCTATATTAAAAAACTCTTTGAGGAAGGGGCCCCGGCTGATTTTATCCTTATCGGCGCTACGACCCGGGAGCCGGAGGAACTGAACCCGGCCCTGCGCTCCCGCTGCGCTGAGGTATTTTTTGAACCCCTCACGCCGACCCACATCCAGACCATTATCAAAGAAGCCGCGGGCCGGCTGGGGGTTAAACTGGAACCGGCGGTACCGGAACTAATCTCCGAATATACCATTGAAGGCCGCAAGGCCATCAATATCCTGGCCGAAGCTTACGGCCTCAGTCTCTACCAGCAGCAGCGGAAGAAAGGCCGCCGGCGCCGGCTAATTACGGTAGACCATGTCATGCAGGTGTTAAGAAGCGCCCGCCTGACGCCCTATACTACCGTTAAGGCCAAGGATACGCCGGAAGTCGGCCGGGTACTGGGCCTGGCCGTGGCCGGCTTTGTGGGTTCGGTCCTGGAGATTGAGGCCATGGCCTTCCCGGCCCGGGAACCGGGGAAAGGTAACATCCGCTTTAATGAGACGGCCGGCAGCATGGCCCGGGACTCCGTGTTCAATGCCGCTGTGGTATTTCGCCTGCTGACGGGGGAGGATTTATACAACTATGACGTCCACGTCAATATTGTGGGCGGGGCCAATATCGACGGTCCCTCGGCCGGCCTGGCCATTACCGCTGCCATTATCAGTGCCGTCCAGGAGCGGCCGGTGCGCCAGGATATCGCCGTGACGGGGGAAATCTCCATCCAGGGAAAAGTCAAGCCGGTAGGCGGGGTGCTGGAGAAAATCTATGGCGCCAAGCAGGCCGGGATGAAGATGGTTTTAATCCCGGCAGAAAATGCGGCCGAGGTGCCGGCCAGCATCAAGGGGATTGACATCCGGCCCGTGGCTACGGTGGCCGAGGCCCTGGATTACCTGCTGCTGGCGACGGCCGGGGCAAAGAGCCGGCGGCGGTCGCGGGCGGGAGCCTGA
- the rpsF gene encoding 30S ribosomal protein S6 yields MRNYEVVFVIKPDLEAEATAAVVEKFTRLVAEQGGQVTEVDQWGKKRMAYEVRKYREGYYVLMKFKGTPAVAQELERVLKITDEVIRYLITRLEEEAS; encoded by the coding sequence TTGCGTAATTACGAAGTTGTTTTCGTAATTAAGCCCGACCTGGAAGCCGAAGCTACTGCCGCAGTGGTAGAGAAATTTACCAGGCTGGTAGCCGAACAGGGCGGCCAGGTTACCGAGGTAGACCAGTGGGGCAAAAAGCGGATGGCCTATGAGGTGCGCAAGTACCGGGAGGGCTATTATGTCCTCATGAAGTTTAAAGGTACGCCGGCCGTGGCCCAGGAACTGGAGCGGGTATTAAAGATTACCGACGAGGTAATTCGCTACCTGATAACGCGCCTGGAAGAAGAAGCCAGCTAA
- a CDS encoding DUF5395 family protein, whose product MRADMEVRLIHNGREWIAGDANFEARGRTLVELDQSIKNALRQSGKFQQGTKITVLMKFDYETMPDYARVRQYMPAYFNRVLAVEL is encoded by the coding sequence ATGCGGGCAGATATGGAAGTAAGGCTTATCCATAATGGCAGGGAATGGATAGCCGGTGATGCTAATTTTGAGGCCAGGGGTCGCACCCTGGTTGAACTGGACCAGAGCATTAAAAACGCCCTGCGGCAAAGCGGCAAATTTCAGCAGGGAACCAAAATAACGGTCCTGATGAAATTTGATTACGAAACCATGCCCGATTATGCCCGGGTGCGGCAGTACATGCCCGCTTATTTCAACCGCGTGTTAGCAGTGGAATTATAG
- the dnaB gene encoding replicative DNA helicase, whose protein sequence is MADELEKVPPQSLEAEQSVLGAIMLDREALLAVLEILKVEDFYREAHRLIYRAILDLNERGEAVDLLTVTEELRRQGQLEVAGGAAYLTSLTGDVPSVANAGYYARLVAEKATLRALVQAAGRITELALSEAGEVDQILDEAERLIFEVAGGRRRSGFVPIKEILLQTFEQLERLSAHKGEVTGVPTFHDLDRLLSGLQPSDLIICAARPGMGKTSFCLNIAQQVAVKQKLPVAIFSLEMSREQVVQRMLAAEAMVEQHRLRTGFLTEDDWARLVNAAGILGEAPIYIDDTPAISALEVRAKARRLQSESGLGLVVVDYLQLMQAHRRVDSRQQEIALISRAMKALARELNVPVLVLSQLNRGVEQRQDKRPVMADLLESGAIEADADVIIFLYRPQYYDPDTEKKGIAEVIVAKHRNGPVGTVEMAFLPEFTKFVDLAPEPAV, encoded by the coding sequence ATGGCGGACGAGCTGGAAAAAGTCCCTCCCCAGAGCCTCGAGGCCGAGCAGTCCGTCCTGGGGGCCATTATGCTGGACCGGGAGGCCCTGCTTGCCGTCCTGGAAATCCTTAAGGTCGAAGACTTTTACCGGGAAGCCCACCGGCTGATTTACCGCGCCATCCTGGACCTCAATGAGCGCGGTGAGGCCGTCGACCTCCTGACGGTAACGGAGGAACTCCGCCGCCAGGGCCAGCTGGAGGTGGCGGGCGGGGCTGCTTATTTGACCTCCCTGACGGGCGATGTACCCAGTGTGGCTAATGCCGGCTATTATGCCCGCCTGGTTGCGGAAAAGGCCACTTTAAGGGCCCTGGTGCAGGCAGCCGGCCGCATTACCGAACTGGCCTTGAGCGAAGCCGGGGAAGTGGACCAGATTTTAGATGAGGCTGAACGCCTGATTTTTGAGGTGGCCGGGGGCCGGCGCCGCAGCGGCTTTGTGCCCATTAAAGAGATCCTGCTGCAAACCTTTGAGCAGCTGGAGCGTTTGAGCGCCCATAAGGGTGAAGTGACCGGCGTACCCACCTTCCACGACCTGGACCGCCTTCTTTCCGGCCTGCAGCCTTCCGACCTGATTATCTGCGCTGCCCGGCCGGGGATGGGTAAGACTTCCTTCTGCCTGAATATTGCCCAGCAGGTGGCTGTCAAACAAAAGCTGCCGGTGGCCATTTTCAGCCTGGAGATGTCCCGGGAGCAGGTGGTGCAGCGCATGCTGGCTGCTGAAGCCATGGTGGAGCAGCACCGCCTGCGGACGGGCTTTTTAACCGAAGACGACTGGGCGCGGCTGGTCAATGCCGCCGGTATCCTGGGGGAGGCCCCCATCTATATTGACGATACCCCGGCCATCTCGGCCCTGGAAGTCCGGGCCAAAGCCAGGCGGCTGCAATCAGAAAGCGGCCTGGGCCTGGTGGTGGTCGACTACCTGCAGCTCATGCAGGCCCACCGCCGGGTGGACAGCCGCCAGCAGGAAATTGCCCTTATCTCCCGGGCCATGAAGGCCCTGGCCAGGGAGCTAAACGTTCCCGTCCTGGTCCTATCCCAGTTGAACCGCGGTGTCGAGCAGCGCCAGGATAAACGCCCGGTTATGGCCGACCTCCTGGAGAGCGGGGCCATTGAGGCTGACGCCGATGTCATTATCTTCCTTTACCGGCCCCAGTATTACGACCCGGATACCGAGAAAAAGGGCATTGCCGAGGTTATCGTGGCCAAGCACCGCAATGGGCCGGTGGGAACGGTGGAAATGGCCTTTTTGCCTGAATTTACCAAATTTGTCGACCTGGCCCCGGAACCGGCCGTTTAA
- a CDS encoding O-acetyl-ADP-ribose deacetylase, whose translation MEVNIAGTLLKLLQGDIVEQEVEAIVNAANTGLWGGSGVDGAIHRAGGPAIAAECRRIREEQGGCPTGRAVITSGGFLKARYVIHTVGPIWHGGRQGEDELLASAYRSSLQLARERGIKSLAFPSISTGAYRFPVERAAGIAMATVKDFLTANPGTFSEVRFVLFSRPVLVAYEQALAKVLASGPQYNTR comes from the coding sequence ATGGAAGTCAACATTGCCGGTACCCTGCTTAAACTCCTCCAGGGGGATATTGTCGAGCAAGAGGTAGAGGCCATTGTCAATGCCGCCAATACCGGCCTGTGGGGTGGCAGTGGCGTCGACGGCGCCATCCACCGCGCCGGGGGACCGGCCATTGCGGCAGAGTGCCGCCGCATCCGGGAGGAGCAGGGCGGCTGCCCCACCGGCCGGGCGGTCATCACTTCCGGCGGTTTCCTCAAGGCGCGCTACGTTATCCATACCGTAGGTCCCATCTGGCACGGTGGCCGGCAAGGAGAAGATGAGCTGCTGGCCAGTGCCTACCGCAGCAGCCTCCAGCTGGCCCGGGAGCGGGGCATCAAATCCCTGGCCTTTCCTTCCATCAGCACCGGGGCTTACCGCTTCCCCGTGGAGCGAGCCGCCGGGATAGCCATGGCCACGGTAAAGGATTTTTTGACTGCCAATCCGGGTACCTTTAGCGAAGTACGTTTTGTCCTTTTTTCCCGGCCGGTTCTGGTAGCTTATGAACAGGCCCTGGCGAAGGTATTAGCTTCCGGCCCGCAATATAATACCCGGTGA
- a CDS encoding DUF951 domain-containing protein produces MDLQVGDIVQTRKKHPCGSDQWEILRVGMDFRLRCLGCGRLILIPRLKAEKSIKKVISKLP; encoded by the coding sequence ATGGATCTGCAGGTCGGCGATATCGTCCAGACCAGGAAGAAACACCCCTGCGGCAGCGACCAGTGGGAGATATTACGGGTAGGGATGGATTTTCGCCTGCGCTGCCTGGGATGCGGCCGTTTAATCCTTATTCCTCGCCTGAAAGCGGAAAAGAGCATTAAAAAAGTAATATCTAAGTTGCCTTGA
- a CDS encoding MFS transporter, protein MAPDSTRIWTRDFILLSLASFLIFTGFQMLMPTLPKYVAALGGDNLVVGFTMGIFTISAVLVRPWLGREMDRRGRRGIYLLGLLIFAVAVLGYSLSPSILILFLFRLLHGAGWGGSTTAGGTIVTDLLPPQRRAEGLGYYGLFSNLAMAIAPALGLLVLDLAGFKVLFFTSAALALAATLVAGKIKMPAVATRGGSPPAFFEPKALRPSLIAFFMTITYGGVVTFLTLYAAERGIANIGLFFTFYAAALMLIRPLAGMVADRHGQGPVLVPGLLAATLATLILALAGSLPVFLVAAVLYGLGFGAAQPTLQAMAVAGVAPNRRGAANGTFFSAFDLGIGLGSTLLGVVARFTGFAGMYAVASLFGLAGLLTFLAGRKGRAAQKATAGP, encoded by the coding sequence TTGGCACCAGATTCTACCCGCATCTGGACCCGGGATTTTATCCTTTTATCCCTGGCCAGTTTCCTGATCTTTACCGGTTTCCAGATGCTCATGCCCACCCTGCCCAAATATGTAGCTGCCCTGGGTGGTGACAACCTGGTGGTGGGCTTTACCATGGGCATCTTTACCATTTCTGCTGTCCTGGTCCGTCCCTGGCTGGGCCGGGAAATGGACCGCCGTGGCCGGCGGGGTATCTACCTGCTGGGCTTGTTGATTTTTGCTGTGGCGGTGCTGGGTTATTCCCTTTCACCTTCGATCCTCATCCTGTTTCTTTTTCGCCTCCTTCATGGCGCCGGCTGGGGCGGTTCCACCACCGCCGGGGGAACCATTGTTACCGACCTTTTACCTCCGCAACGGCGGGCCGAGGGCCTGGGTTATTATGGCCTGTTTTCCAACCTGGCCATGGCCATTGCCCCGGCCCTGGGGCTGCTGGTCCTGGACCTGGCCGGTTTTAAAGTACTCTTCTTTACTTCCGCAGCCCTGGCCCTGGCCGCCACCCTGGTGGCCGGCAAGATAAAAATGCCGGCCGTAGCTACTCGCGGCGGGTCCCCGCCGGCCTTTTTTGAGCCTAAAGCCTTACGTCCGTCCCTGATTGCCTTCTTTATGACCATTACCTATGGCGGTGTGGTAACCTTCCTGACCCTTTATGCCGCCGAACGCGGTATTGCCAATATTGGTCTCTTTTTTACTTTTTATGCCGCAGCCCTGATGCTCATCCGGCCGCTGGCCGGGATGGTGGCCGACCGGCACGGCCAGGGGCCGGTTTTGGTCCCCGGTTTGCTGGCGGCCACCCTGGCCACCCTGATCCTGGCCCTGGCCGGCAGCCTCCCGGTTTTCCTCGTAGCCGCCGTCCTCTACGGCCTGGGATTTGGCGCCGCCCAGCCTACCCTCCAGGCCATGGCCGTGGCCGGCGTAGCTCCCAACCGCCGCGGTGCGGCGAACGGCACCTTTTTTTCCGCCTTTGACCTGGGGATAGGCCTGGGTTCTACCCTCCTGGGAGTCGTGGCCCGGTTCACCGGTTTTGCCGGTATGTATGCTGTAGCCTCTCTCTTCGGACTGGCCGGACTGCTCACTTTTCTGGCGGGAAGAAAAGGCAGGGCTGCCCAAAAAGCAACGGCGGGCCCTTAG
- a CDS encoding single-stranded DNA-binding protein, with protein MLNRVILIGRLTRDPELRYTASGVAMTTFTLAVDRNYVNQQGERGTDFIRITVWRKLAETCANHLNKGRLVAVEGRLQTRSYETPDGQKRQATDVVADDVRFLDWPKDGKGPSGVGSGPAMGADSFNQDFSDMGTEVDMGEDDLPF; from the coding sequence ATGTTAAACCGGGTAATTTTAATTGGCCGGCTGACGCGGGACCCCGAACTGCGCTATACGGCCAGCGGCGTTGCGATGACGACCTTTACCCTGGCGGTAGACCGGAATTATGTCAACCAGCAGGGTGAACGAGGAACTGATTTTATCCGCATCACCGTATGGCGCAAGCTGGCGGAAACCTGCGCCAACCACCTGAACAAGGGCCGCCTGGTAGCCGTTGAAGGCCGCCTCCAGACGCGTTCCTATGAAACGCCCGACGGCCAGAAACGCCAGGCTACCGATGTGGTAGCTGACGATGTCCGTTTCCTGGACTGGCCCAAGGATGGTAAAGGCCCCAGTGGAGTGGGCAGCGGTCCCGCTATGGGTGCCGATAGCTTCAACCAGGATTTTAGCGATATGGGCACGGAAGTAGATATGGGCGAAGACGATTTGCCCTTCTAG
- a CDS encoding Uma2 family endonuclease → MSLALKEIATSKDKVYTYDDYCRLPEGAPYQLIGGELVLTPSPTSYHQIISMQLVSKMVAYVTTNDLGIVLDAPLDVYLEETETYQPDILFISRERLNIIKKEKIIGAPDLVVEILSPTTAYYDLRKKYRIYEKHGVREYWLVDPEERCVQVYIAEAGKFKLDQEVEKKGIVCSRVIEGFSIDAAAIFHNPLVASQ, encoded by the coding sequence GTGAGCCTGGCCCTAAAGGAAATAGCAACTAGCAAAGATAAGGTGTATACCTACGACGATTACTGCCGGCTACCGGAGGGAGCTCCTTACCAGCTCATCGGGGGGGAACTGGTATTGACACCATCGCCGACTTCTTACCACCAGATAATTTCTATGCAGCTCGTGTCTAAAATGGTCGCTTATGTAACCACCAATGATTTGGGTATAGTTTTAGATGCCCCCCTGGATGTCTATCTCGAGGAAACGGAAACTTATCAACCAGACATTCTTTTCATCAGCCGGGAGCGGCTCAATATCATCAAGAAAGAAAAAATCATAGGAGCCCCCGACCTGGTAGTAGAAATTCTTTCTCCCACCACGGCTTACTATGACCTGCGTAAGAAATACCGGATTTATGAAAAACATGGAGTCCGGGAGTACTGGCTGGTGGATCCGGAGGAAAGATGCGTCCAGGTTTATATCGCGGAGGCAGGCAAATTTAAGCTGGATCAGGAAGTAGAAAAGAAAGGGATTGTTTGCTCGCGGGTAATTGAAGGTTTTTCTATAGATGCCGCCGCTATTTTCCATAACCCCCTGGTGGCAAGCCAATAA
- a CDS encoding YybS family protein — MQTEGRVAALAEGALMAALTVVLVLTGYFIPLLQVFTNIIWTVPIVVLIVRRNLRLGAMATLVAGLAIAFFTGPVNAALLFIQFAALGLVYGYLFKVKARPGQVLAAGAVVALFSLLLSLGVTSKLTGLPLGGLLQEFEATVNYTLEFYRRTGMLEHMGRSGMTPEQFQAALTTMINLLKLLLPGILISASILAAFVNYLAAEKILQRLGLIERGLPPFRYWQLPWYAIWGVIAGLGLWQLGDYYDLAFARQVGVNILYVYLPLLAGNGLAAVSFLFYQLKLAPFFKAVLVIIALLNVPVALVSLVTLGLFDPFFSYRRRINPSGKGE; from the coding sequence ATGCAGACCGAAGGCAGGGTGGCAGCCCTGGCCGAAGGGGCCCTCATGGCAGCCCTGACGGTGGTGCTGGTGCTCACGGGGTATTTTATCCCCCTTTTGCAGGTATTCACCAACATTATCTGGACGGTCCCCATTGTCGTCCTCATCGTGCGCCGCAACTTACGCCTGGGGGCAATGGCCACCTTGGTGGCCGGCCTGGCCATAGCCTTTTTTACCGGTCCGGTAAATGCGGCGTTGCTATTTATCCAGTTTGCCGCCCTGGGACTGGTCTATGGTTACCTTTTCAAGGTCAAGGCCCGGCCCGGCCAGGTGCTGGCAGCCGGGGCGGTTGTTGCGCTCTTTTCTTTGCTTTTGAGCCTTGGCGTGACCTCAAAATTAACAGGGCTACCCCTGGGGGGGCTGCTCCAGGAATTTGAGGCTACAGTTAATTATACCCTGGAATTTTACCGCCGTACGGGGATGCTGGAGCATATGGGTAGATCGGGGATGACCCCGGAACAGTTCCAGGCCGCCCTGACCACCATGATCAATCTCCTAAAACTCCTGTTACCGGGGATTTTAATCTCTGCTTCTATCCTGGCCGCCTTCGTTAATTACCTGGCGGCTGAAAAGATCCTGCAGCGCCTGGGCCTTATCGAGAGGGGGCTACCGCCTTTCCGTTACTGGCAGTTACCCTGGTACGCCATCTGGGGGGTAATTGCCGGCCTGGGTCTATGGCAGCTGGGAGATTATTATGACCTGGCTTTTGCCCGGCAGGTGGGGGTGAATATCCTTTATGTATATTTGCCCCTGCTGGCGGGTAACGGCCTGGCAGCAGTGAGCTTTCTTTTTTACCAGTTGAAACTGGCTCCCTTTTTCAAGGCGGTGCTGGTGATTATTGCCCTGCTCAATGTCCCGGTGGCCCTGGTTTCCCTGGTAACCCTGGGCTTATTTGACCCGTTTTTCAGCTACCGGCGGCGCATCAATCCGTCTGGTAAAGGAGAGTGA
- a CDS encoding acyl-[acyl-carrier-protein] thioesterase has protein sequence MIQLLFNTYQRSYEVHYYETNFMLEASPVTVLGYLEETATWHSETAGNSIASLNAAGRGWVVYRYHLQVSRYPRWQENITVTTWVERFQRCFAYRNFYIHDAGGNLVGRAASVWIFLDIASKKPLRIPPAVSAPYGLYPEAAIPAGFSELPTLESPSITAAFTVGAADMDINHHANNKRYINWLLESVPLEVHRQAFPATIEIVYKKDARYRDHILSESQELKAGDGSRCYLHRLTCPEKELELALARTTWQER, from the coding sequence GTGATCCAATTGTTGTTTAATACATACCAGAGGTCCTATGAAGTCCACTATTACGAAACCAATTTTATGTTAGAAGCCTCACCGGTGACCGTCCTGGGTTACCTGGAAGAAACGGCCACCTGGCATTCTGAAACAGCTGGCAACAGCATTGCCAGCTTAAACGCCGCCGGCCGGGGCTGGGTCGTCTACCGCTATCATCTCCAGGTGAGCCGCTACCCTCGCTGGCAGGAAAATATAACCGTCACCACCTGGGTGGAACGCTTCCAGCGCTGTTTCGCCTACCGTAATTTTTATATCCATGATGCCGGGGGCAACCTCGTGGGCCGGGCCGCATCCGTGTGGATCTTCCTGGATATCGCCAGTAAAAAGCCCCTGCGGATACCGCCCGCGGTAAGCGCACCTTATGGGCTTTATCCTGAGGCGGCCATCCCGGCAGGCTTTAGCGAGCTACCAACTCTGGAAAGCCCATCCATTACGGCAGCATTTACCGTGGGGGCAGCAGACATGGATATCAATCACCATGCCAATAACAAGAGGTATATCAACTGGCTGCTGGAGAGCGTGCCCCTGGAAGTCCACCGGCAGGCCTTTCCGGCCACCATCGAGATTGTTTATAAAAAAGACGCCCGCTACAGGGATCACATCTTGAGCGAGAGTCAGGAGCTAAAGGCCGGGGACGGTAGCAGGTGTTACCTCCACCGCCTCACCTGCCCGGAAAAAGAACTGGAACTAGCCCTGGCCCGGACCACCTGGCAGGAACGCTAA